The Anaerolineae bacterium genome segment ATGGGCCTGACCGATATCCGCGCCGGCCGCATCTTCTTCGACGGCACGGACATCACCGGCTGGTCCCCACACCGCGTGGCGGTGCGGGGCATCGCCTTCGTGCCCCAGGAGCGCAGTATCTTTCCCTCGCTGACCGTCTATGAAAACCTGGAAATGGGCGCCTATCAACTGCCCTCGAGCGAATTTGCCGCTCGTCTGGAGGCCATCTATGCCCGTTTTCCCCGCCTGAAGGAGCGCTACCGCCAGCGCGCCGGCACCCTATCCGGCGGAGAACGCCGCATGCTGGCCATTGCCCGCGGGCTGATCGCGAATCCGGCGCTGATGCTCCTGGACGAGCCGTCCCTCGGCCTGGCGCCGAAGGTGGTGGAAGCGGTCTTTGAGAACGTCCAGGACATCAACCGCGAAGGAACCACCATCCTGCTGGTGGAGCAGAACGCGCGGCGCGCGCTGGCGATCGCGCACCGCGCCTATGTGATGGAACTGGGACATATCCGCTACGAGGGCACCGGCCGGCAGTTGCTGGAGGATGAGCAGGTCCAGCGGCTGTATCTCGGCGGCGCCCGAACCTGAACCGAAGGGGACGCCGGCCCCCGCCAAGACTGCGGCCGGCGCGCACCCGCACCACACGGAGGAAAGGAATATGCGCAGTGACTATCATGCCCAACTGACCCCTGCTATCCGCGTGTTATCCCAGGCCCAAATCGAAGAGCTTCATTTTGCGACGCTGGAGGTCCTGCGGCGCACCGGCGTGCGCGTCATGGTGGAGGAGGCGCGCGATCTGCTCCGCAAGGCCGGCTGTTGGGTGGACGGGGACCGCGTGCGCTTCC includes the following:
- a CDS encoding ABC transporter ATP-binding protein; translation: MLEIRDLVAGYGKIEVLHGISLKVHRGEIVTLVGANGAGKTTTLRSIMGLTDIRAGRIFFDGTDITGWSPHRVAVRGIAFVPQERSIFPSLTVYENLEMGAYQLPSSEFAARLEAIYARFPRLKERYRQRAGTLSGGERRMLAIARGLIANPALMLLDEPSLGLAPKVVEAVFENVQDINREGTTILLVEQNARRALAIAHRAYVMELGHIRYEGTGRQLLEDEQVQRLYLGGART